AGTGGTGGTACTACTGAAAAAACAGTAACTACTATGTTTAATCTTGATGAAGCGTTTAAAGAACAATTTAAGAAAGGTCGGGTGCCATTTATTAGTAGCTTTAGCTTCCAAATGAATACCAAAGATACTCAAGGAGAAGCAGAAGCATTTATCGAGAGCATAGAATTCCTTACTGATATGGGATAATTCATAAAGGTAATTTTATTATATAGCATTCACTAAAATACGAAGAAGAACAAAGCAGAATGTCTAATAGTTTTGATACCCAATCTTTTTTAAAAGTAGGGGATAAGTCCTATAGGATTTTTTCTCTAAACCCTCTAAAACAACAGGGATACGATATAGATCGGTTCCCTTATACTTTAAAAATTCTGCTAGAAAACCTTCTTCGTACCGAAGATGGTATTAATACCACCCAGAGTAATATTGAAGCTCTATTAAATTGGAACCCCAAAGTAGAATCTAATACGGAGGTTTGTTTTACTCCTGCTCGGGTATTAATGCAAGATTTTACCGGAGTACCTGCGGTGGTAGATTTGGCTGCCATGCGGGATGCAATGAAAAGTCTGGGTGGAAACCCAAACCGGATTAATCCTTTATCCCCTGTGGATTTAGTCATTGATCATTCCGTCATGGTGGATTACTTTGGTAATCAGAGTGCTTTAATTCAAAATATAGAAAAAGAGTATGCCCGCAACCAAGAGCGCTATGAGTTTCTACGCTGGGGGCAATACGCTTTTTCTAACTTCCGAGTTGTACCTCCCGGAACTGGGATCATTCATCAAGTTAACCTTGAGTATTTAGCTACTATAGTTTTTACTCATAATAAAGACGGAATATTTCAAGCTTATCCAGATTCTTTAGTAGGCACGGATTCCCATACTACCATGATTAATGGTTTAGGGGTATTAGGTTGGGGTGTGGGTGGAATAGAAGCAGAAGCTGCAATGCTTGGTCAGCCTCTCTCTTTGCTTATTCCTCAAGTGATTGGTATTAAATTATCCGGAAAAATCCCCGAGGGATCTACCGCAACAGACCTAGTACTTACTATTACTGAGCTACTAAGGAGAAAAGGAGTAGTAGGAAGATTTGTTGAATTTTTTGGTAATGGGTTAAATAATCTTTCTTTAGCTGATCGGGCAACTATTTCTAATATGGCCCCTGAGTATGGAGCTACTTGTAGTGTTTTTCCGATTGACTATGAAACTATAAATTATCTAAAGCTGACAGGGCGCCCAAATGAAACTATTGCTTTAGTAGAATCCTATGCTCAAGAACAAGGGTTGTGGTATCAGGAAGGTAAACGACCTGCAGATTATACAGAAATCATCGAATTAGATATGGGCTCTATTGAGCCTTGTGTCGCTGGACCAAAACGCCCCCAAGATCGAGTCTCCATAAAAAATACTAAAGTAGCTTTTCCCTCCGCTACTTTAGATAAACCTAGAGAAGGTAAGGTTCTGTTACATGGAGAAAGTATTTCTCTTAAAGATGGAGCCATTGTTATTGCAGCAATTACAAGCTGCACTAATACCTCTAACCCTGATTTACTCATTGCCGCAGGATTACTTGCAAAAAAAGCTTATGATCTTGGTTTAAAGGCGCAACCTTGGGTAAAAACTTCTTTTGCTCCAGGATCTCAAGTAGTGCCAGCTTACCTAGAAGAAGCAGGATTAATGGAGTTTTTTAATAAGCTAGGATTTAATATTGTAGGGTTTGGTTGTACTACCTGTATTGGTAATTCTGGGCCTCTACCAGAAATTATAAGTAAAGCGATTAAAGATAATCAATTAACAGTAGCATCTATCTTATCAGGGAATAGGAATTTCGAAGGGAGAATTCATGCAGAGATTCAAACCAATTGGCTAACTTCTCCTCCCTTAGTCATTGCTTATGCACTTGCTGGCTATATTACTATTGATTTAACCTCGGAACCTTTAGGAAAAGATAGAAGGGGTCATGATGTATATTTAAAGGATATTTGGCCTACCAGACAGGAGATTATCCAAGTTACCCAACTGAGTGTAAAGAATACGTTATTTCATCAGGAATATTCTAATGTATTCAAAGGTGCTGATCGCTGGCAGCAAATAAAAATTGCTGAGGATAAAAATTACCATTGGAATCCCTCTAGTTATATTGCTCATCCACCCTATTTTGAGCATATGGGCATGGAAGTACCAGATATATCCAGGGTTGTAGATGCACGCTGTTTAGTAATGGTAGGAAATTCAGTGACTACTGATCATATTTCTCCTGCCGGATCTATTCCAGTAAATAGTCCAGCAGGTCAATATCTACTGCATCAAGGAGTAACTCCTGAAGAGTTTAATTCTTATGGTGCTCGTAGAGGTAATCACCACGTAATGATTCGTGGTACGTTTGCTAATGTAAGATTAAAAAATCAGCTTGCTCCAAATACCGAAGGGGGATGGACCACCTATATACCCTCAAATCAAGTAATGAGTATTTTTGATGCAGCTGAAAAATATTGTGCGGAAAAAGTACCACTTATTGTGATCGCTGGAAAAGAGTATGGTACCGGATCTAGCCGTGATTGGGCAGCAAAAGGTGTTTATTTGCTAGGAATAAAAGCAGTCATCGCAGAGAGTTTTGAGCGAATACACCGCTCCAATCTTGTAGGATTTGGAGTGCTACCTCTGCAGTTTGAGTCAGGAGAAAATGCTGCCGCTTTAGGGTTAACCGGTAAGGAAAAATTTTCAATAGCAATACCTACAAAAGAAAGCAAAACAGTTAAGGTCACTGTTTTTGACGATATTCAAAATAAGGAAATTACATTCAATACCTTAGTACGTATTGATACTCCTAAGGAATGGGATTATTTCCGAAATGGAGGAATATTACACTATGTACTTAGAAATCTAGCTACAGATTCCTAGAATTTTAATTAAAACGATAGCAACAACTGCAGCTATAGAAGCAACACTGGTAAGTGTTATTGCTATCCAAAAAGCAATGTTTATCCTTCTATTTTTTATCTGGCTATTTTGGCGATCTTGTTCTAATAAATCTTTAATTTTTTCTTGTAAAGTATATCCTTCCTTAATTAAATCTTGAGTTAAGGATTTTATTTGGTTTTGGTAGTCACTAGTAAACAACTCCAGCCGATTTCTAGTTTGCTCTATATTTTTAGTAACCTCAGTAGTATAGCTTTTAAGCACTACATCATGTACAGCCAATACTGCGAGTATAGGATCGTCCTTAGTTAAGAGAATATCGAACTCTTTAGCAACTATCTGAATAATTTCATCTTGATTTAGACTCATTACCACTATTCACTAGCAGCCTTGCTTCTTTTTCTTATTCTCCTGGGAGGTGGTTCGTTACCAGAATCTGATTTATTTGTCGTAGATGCAGTCACTCCTAAAACGGGATTCATTTGATCAAAAAGAATTTTCTTCATCATTTTAAGACGATGCTTAGACATTAGCTTAAACTGATCGGATTTTATTGCCTGCTCAAAAGTCATCCTGCTTTCTAGCATTTGCTGCATATCTTCCCCAAAAGTAGCTCCGCTATTACGAGGAATATTTATAATCCCTGCGACTCTATCTTTATGATCTTGATAGACCTTCATTTTTTCAAAGGTTTTATCTTCTTTTTCAATATTGCCGAAGTACTGATTAAGCCAAACAATAATCTTAGCGGATTCCGGAAATTGGCGGGCTAATGAGTCAAAACCGGAAAGGGTATCCATAAGAGATTGCCCACCAGTAATTACTGGATGAATAAAAATTTCATGACCCATCTCGTGGAGCATCTCTATTGCCTCATTTTCAATTAAATATGAAGAGAGAGGAATAAAACTTGATGAACCGTTATCTATAACAATTTCCGAGTTTCTATTTTCTGTAATGATCTCAATGAGACGATCAAATTCCCGCTCATCAATCGTATTATCTTTAAGTAATTCCACTCTTTCTACTGGAAAGGCACTATATCCGGTAAAGGTAGCATTAACTGGATCAGTATCGATACATACTAAAGAAATACCATTCCCTTGTCGGTGTTGTGCTATGAGTGCTGATACTAAGCTCTTACCAACTCCACCTTTTCCCTGTAAGGTAAAATGTGCTTTTGCCATGTTATTCTCTTCTAAATAAGTTCTTCTAAACTTTTACCCCTTGCGTTAAACTCAAAGCGTTTTTTCTTTCGCTGTTTTACTCTCTTTTGCACTGCCTTTATCTCATGGGGAACATAGCTAGCACTCTGTTCATTTTCTTTTATAGAAAGTTTCATATAGCTCATGAAAGTACGGTATTGAATAGATAAAATACCTTGTTGATAAAGTATCATCCAAACTTCTTTTGCAGTACATCCACTTTCTAGAGCTTGTTGGATTTCATTATATTTAGCTAAAAATATCTGGCGACCGCTCATTTGCTGGTAAACATTTGCTTTTTGCTTCAGTTTACTAGGAATCATTACTTTATCCTACTTTAAAAATCAATTACACTAGCTTTGGTTTGTCTATACCGGAAGGAAATATCCTAACATAATAAAAGAGTACCTAGCACTAATATCTGAACTTATCTACTATATGAAACTAGATTAGAAAAGTACTTCACTAAACTCTTTTAATAAACAATACTCTTTAAAAAAAGTAGTTTATCATAGATTTTTCAAGAAAATAATTAGTTATATTCTATATTCTTAAGGTGTCATGCATTATTATTTTATTTAGTAGATTAGGAGTGCTAAGATAACAATTTTTTATATTCTTACTTTTGCTTGTGTTGTTATTTCTGCATTTTATTTGCTATTTGCGATATATCAGGTCAATATTTTTTCAATGCAGAAATGGACACCACTAGATGTGTACCCTTCAGTTACACTATTGAAACCTATTTGCGGTCTTGATGTAGAGCTATATGAAAATCTTCGCTCCTTCTGCAATCAAGATTACCCTGAATATCAAATTATATTTGGTGTTGCAGATCCAAAAGATCCTGCTATCTCTATTGTGGAGAGGTTACTAAAAGAATTTTCTCATTTAGATTTAGAGTTAGTTATAGATAACAGAGTATATGGTACTAACCCTAAGGTGAGTAACCTGATTAATATGTACCCTTATGCTAAACATGATTATTTAATCATGGCTGATAGTGATATGCGGGTTGATCCTACTTATTTAAGCAAGATAATTTCTCCTTTTAAAAATCCCAAAATTGGGGCAATTACTTGCTTATATATAGGGGTTCCTATTGGGGGAATTGCATCCCAGCTAGGTGCTATATTTATTAATGAATGGTTTTTGCCTTGTGTGCTTGCTACCAATGCTATACAAAAAATCAGATACTGCTTTGGTCCAACTATGGGAGTTCGCCGTGATATTTTAGAGAAAATTGGTGGGTTCCATAAACTCTCCTCTTATCTAGCTGATGATTACATATTAGGGAAGTTAGTTTCAGAGCTAGGTTATCAAGTTTATCTAGTACCATACTTAGTACAAGATATTATTAAGGAGTCTAGCTTAAAGAGTTTATTTTTCCATGAGCTACGCTGGGCAAGAACTATATATAGTGTTCAGCCAGTAGGTCACTTTTTCTCTGTAGTCAGTAATGTTATACCTATAGCCTTATTGTTTCTGATTGCTGCCCCTTCTCTTTCCTATGGATTAATTGCAGTTAGTATTATTTTAATTTTAAGATTACTAATGCACTATGTTATCCAGCATAAATTTAGGGTAAATACTCGCTATGCTGATCGCTTCTGGTTAATATTTTTTCGAGAAATATTTAGTTTTGTAGTATGGGGAATCAGTTTCTTTGGTCGAGAAGTATCTTGGCGTCATCGTACTTTTTCAGTTAAAGCCAACAATCAATTAGCATTTAAGGAGACCCAGAATATATGATGAAGACTCTATTCCTTAATCCTCCCTCTTTTGAAGGATTTGATGGTGGAGCAGGTTCAAGATATCAAGCACGGCGAGAAATTAGATCCTTTTGGTATCCTACTTGGCTTGCACAACCTGCAGCACTTATACCTGAGAGCAAATTAATAGATGCACCTGCCAGAGAGTTATCTTTGCAAGATATTTTACCATTAGTAAACGACTATGAATTAGTCATATTACATACTAGTACACCATCTTTTAATAATGATGTAAAAGTGGCCGAGTCTTTAAAAGAGGCTAATCCTAAGCTCAAAATAGGACTCGTAGGTGCTCATGTAGCCGTTAACCCTGAACCTTCAGTACTTGCTTCTTCTGCTATTGATTTTATTGCTCGCAATGAGTTTGACTATACCATTCAAGAAGTTGCTCAAGGTCATCCACTGGAAACTATTAATGGTCTTAGTTATAAGGTTGATGGAAAAGCAATTCATAATCCCGAGCGAGCATTAATTGCAAATATGGATGATCTTCCTTCAGTAATTGATGTATATAAACGGGATTTAGTGATTGAAGATTATTTTATTGGCTACCTAGAACATCCTTATGTTTCTTTTTATACAGGTCGTGGCTGTAAATCTCATTGTACTTTTTGTCTTTGGCCTCAGACTATTGGCGGGCACAAATATCGTACTCGTAGCCCTGAAGTAGTCGCTGAAGAAGTAGCAAAAATTCAGCGTTACTTTCCACAAGTCAAAGAGGTATTTTTTGACG
This genomic window from Candidatus Nitrosacidococcus tergens contains:
- the hpnI gene encoding bacteriohopanetetrol glucosamine biosynthesis glycosyltransferase HpnI; protein product: MLTFACVVISAFYLLFAIYQVNIFSMQKWTPLDVYPSVTLLKPICGLDVELYENLRSFCNQDYPEYQIIFGVADPKDPAISIVERLLKEFSHLDLELVIDNRVYGTNPKVSNLINMYPYAKHDYLIMADSDMRVDPTYLSKIISPFKNPKIGAITCLYIGVPIGGIASQLGAIFINEWFLPCVLATNAIQKIRYCFGPTMGVRRDILEKIGGFHKLSSYLADDYILGKLVSELGYQVYLVPYLVQDIIKESSLKSLFFHELRWARTIYSVQPVGHFFSVVSNVIPIALLFLIAAPSLSYGLIAVSIILILRLLMHYVIQHKFRVNTRYADRFWLIFFREIFSFVVWGISFFGREVSWRHRTFSVKANNQLAFKETQNI
- a CDS encoding nucleotide-binding protein, translated to MAKAHFTLQGKGGVGKSLVSALIAQHRQGNGISLVCIDTDPVNATFTGYSAFPVERVELLKDNTIDEREFDRLIEIITENRNSEIVIDNGSSSFIPLSSYLIENEAIEMLHEMGHEIFIHPVITGGQSLMDTLSGFDSLARQFPESAKIIVWLNQYFGNIEKEDKTFEKMKVYQDHKDRVAGIINIPRNSGATFGEDMQQMLESRMTFEQAIKSDQFKLMSKHRLKMMKKILFDQMNPVLGVTASTTNKSDSGNEPPPRRIRKRSKAASE
- the acnA gene encoding aconitate hydratase AcnA, whose protein sequence is MSNSFDTQSFLKVGDKSYRIFSLNPLKQQGYDIDRFPYTLKILLENLLRTEDGINTTQSNIEALLNWNPKVESNTEVCFTPARVLMQDFTGVPAVVDLAAMRDAMKSLGGNPNRINPLSPVDLVIDHSVMVDYFGNQSALIQNIEKEYARNQERYEFLRWGQYAFSNFRVVPPGTGIIHQVNLEYLATIVFTHNKDGIFQAYPDSLVGTDSHTTMINGLGVLGWGVGGIEAEAAMLGQPLSLLIPQVIGIKLSGKIPEGSTATDLVLTITELLRRKGVVGRFVEFFGNGLNNLSLADRATISNMAPEYGATCSVFPIDYETINYLKLTGRPNETIALVESYAQEQGLWYQEGKRPADYTEIIELDMGSIEPCVAGPKRPQDRVSIKNTKVAFPSATLDKPREGKVLLHGESISLKDGAIVIAAITSCTNTSNPDLLIAAGLLAKKAYDLGLKAQPWVKTSFAPGSQVVPAYLEEAGLMEFFNKLGFNIVGFGCTTCIGNSGPLPEIISKAIKDNQLTVASILSGNRNFEGRIHAEIQTNWLTSPPLVIAYALAGYITIDLTSEPLGKDRRGHDVYLKDIWPTRQEIIQVTQLSVKNTLFHQEYSNVFKGADRWQQIKIAEDKNYHWNPSSYIAHPPYFEHMGMEVPDISRVVDARCLVMVGNSVTTDHISPAGSIPVNSPAGQYLLHQGVTPEEFNSYGARRGNHHVMIRGTFANVRLKNQLAPNTEGGWTTYIPSNQVMSIFDAAEKYCAEKVPLIVIAGKEYGTGSSRDWAAKGVYLLGIKAVIAESFERIHRSNLVGFGVLPLQFESGENAAALGLTGKEKFSIAIPTKESKTVKVTVFDDIQNKEITFNTLVRIDTPKEWDYFRNGGILHYVLRNLATDS
- the hpnJ gene encoding hopanoid biosynthesis associated radical SAM protein HpnJ, whose protein sequence is MMKTLFLNPPSFEGFDGGAGSRYQARREIRSFWYPTWLAQPAALIPESKLIDAPARELSLQDILPLVNDYELVILHTSTPSFNNDVKVAESLKEANPKLKIGLVGAHVAVNPEPSVLASSAIDFIARNEFDYTIQEVAQGHPLETINGLSYKVDGKAIHNPERALIANMDDLPSVIDVYKRDLVIEDYFIGYLEHPYVSFYTGRGCKSHCTFCLWPQTIGGHKYRTRSPEVVAEEVAKIQRYFPQVKEVFFDDDTFTDDKTRTEETARLLGKLGVTWSCNAKANVPYETLKIMKDNGLRLLLVGYETGSQQILLNIKKGMKVEFARRFTADCHKLGIKIHGTFIVGLPGETRETIQETIRFAQEINPHTIQVSLAAAYPGTFLYRQAKENGWLRENNQGLVADNGLQISSLEYPHLSHEEIFNGLSEFYKRFYFRPKKIGEITWEMLHSWEMTKRRMREAAEFFRFLGQREDSA
- a CDS encoding TraK family protein, with the translated sequence MIPSKLKQKANVYQQMSGRQIFLAKYNEIQQALESGCTAKEVWMILYQQGILSIQYRTFMSYMKLSIKENEQSASYVPHEIKAVQKRVKQRKKKRFEFNARGKSLEELI